A genomic window from Streptomyces sp. MST-110588 includes:
- a CDS encoding ABC transporter permease, producing MTKNGPGAGPVRGPGRVSPFAAVLKAEARLFAREPGGVFWVLVFPALLLTILGLIPSFREPDPANGGLRVIDLYVAVAVLVAVIITGLQVMPGTLAGYRERGVLRRMSTTPVRPAVLLTAQIVLHSAVCLGSVVLALAVGRLGFAVRLPEQPVGFAVTLLLTMLGALAFGCVICALSRTVKAAGAIGSAAFFPMMFTSGLWLPVQSMPEILQRIVQYTPFGAASQAMAQATGGHWPDWSHLGVLALWTALLIGAAARWFRWE from the coding sequence ATGACGAAGAACGGACCCGGCGCGGGGCCGGTGCGGGGCCCCGGGCGGGTCTCACCCTTCGCGGCCGTACTCAAGGCGGAGGCGCGGCTGTTCGCCCGGGAGCCGGGCGGGGTGTTCTGGGTCCTGGTCTTCCCGGCGCTGCTGCTGACGATCCTCGGGCTGATCCCGTCCTTCCGGGAGCCTGACCCGGCCAACGGCGGTCTCCGCGTGATCGACCTGTACGTCGCCGTGGCCGTGCTCGTCGCCGTGATCATCACGGGCCTCCAGGTCATGCCGGGCACCCTGGCCGGTTACCGGGAGCGCGGCGTACTGCGTCGGATGTCCACCACGCCCGTACGGCCCGCGGTCCTGCTCACCGCGCAGATAGTGCTGCACAGCGCCGTCTGCCTGGGCTCCGTCGTCCTCGCCCTGGCCGTCGGCCGGCTCGGCTTCGCCGTACGGCTGCCGGAGCAGCCCGTCGGATTCGCCGTGACACTGCTGCTCACGATGCTCGGGGCGCTCGCGTTCGGCTGTGTGATCTGTGCGCTGTCCCGTACGGTCAAGGCCGCCGGGGCCATCGGTTCGGCGGCCTTCTTCCCGATGATGTTCACCTCGGGGCTGTGGCTGCCGGTCCAGTCCATGCCGGAGATACTCCAGCGCATCGTGCAGTACACGCCCTTTGGAGCCGCGTCCCAGGCCATGGCGCAGGCCACCGGCGGGCACTGGCCCGACTGGTCGCACCTGGGCGTCCTCGCGCTGTGGACCGCGCTGCTGATCGGCGCCGCCGCACGGTGGTTCCGGTGGGAGTAG
- a CDS encoding ABC transporter ATP-binding protein, translated as MPIIEVSGLRKEYGGRAVVDGVSFGVEEGEIFGVLGPNGAGKTTTVECVEGLRTPDAGVVRVGGLDPVADHERVTQILGVQLQESELQEKLTVREALELYAAFYARPADWRILVERLNLTDRLDARFGKLSGGQKQRLFIALALIGGPRIVVLDELTTGLDPRARRDTWELIEDIRASGVTVLLVTHFMEEAQRLCDRVAVIDRGRIAALDAPAALITGAARSTVISFIPSEPLSKEELAALPGPASVACERVPGGEAAGGRVVITGTDETVNAVISLLARRRITARQLRVTDATLDDAFLDLTAQEA; from the coding sequence ATGCCGATCATCGAAGTCAGCGGGCTACGCAAGGAGTACGGGGGCAGGGCCGTCGTGGACGGCGTTTCCTTCGGTGTCGAAGAGGGGGAGATCTTCGGTGTACTGGGGCCGAACGGCGCGGGAAAGACAACCACCGTGGAGTGCGTCGAGGGGCTGCGGACCCCGGACGCGGGTGTCGTACGGGTGGGCGGGCTGGATCCGGTCGCCGATCACGAGCGGGTGACACAGATCCTCGGCGTGCAGTTGCAGGAAAGCGAGTTGCAGGAGAAACTCACCGTCCGCGAAGCACTGGAGCTGTACGCCGCGTTCTACGCGCGGCCCGCCGACTGGCGCATACTCGTCGAACGGCTCAATCTCACCGACCGGCTCGACGCCCGCTTCGGGAAGCTCTCCGGCGGACAGAAGCAGCGGCTGTTCATCGCGCTCGCGCTCATCGGCGGTCCCCGGATCGTGGTCCTGGACGAGCTGACCACCGGCCTGGACCCGCGGGCCCGCCGTGACACCTGGGAACTCATCGAGGACATACGGGCGTCCGGGGTGACCGTTCTGCTCGTCACGCACTTCATGGAGGAAGCGCAGCGGCTGTGCGACCGCGTCGCGGTGATCGACCGCGGGCGGATCGCCGCGCTGGACGCGCCCGCGGCGCTCATCACCGGGGCCGCACGTTCGACCGTCATCTCCTTCATCCCCTCGGAGCCGCTGAGCAAGGAGGAACTGGCGGCACTGCCGGGGCCGGCGTCCGTGGCGTGCGAGCGGGTGCCGGGCGGCGAGGCGGCCGGTGGGCGGGTGGTCATCACCGGGACCGACGAGACCGTCAACGCGGTGATATCGCTGCTGGCGCGGCGCCGGATCACCGCACGGCAGTTGCGGGTGACCGACGCGACCTTGGACGACGCGTTCCTCGATCTGACCGCTCAGGAGGCGTGA
- a CDS encoding DUF6344 domain-containing protein — MTTTAATAGFWSALLAAFLKVLAYLGFKAPASALAPTPATPTPAAPSSASTAGPAPAPGAAPAAGSASRPVPPDSGAACLLPHPRCATPAGPAARSLPPTMKQRIQAEAHNAAPATRSLLTSESPRSFPTVAALHGESALCPS, encoded by the coding sequence ATGACGACCACCGCCGCGACCGCCGGATTCTGGTCCGCCCTCCTCGCCGCCTTTCTCAAGGTCCTCGCCTACCTGGGTTTCAAGGCACCTGCCTCCGCCCTCGCCCCCACTCCAGCCACCCCTACTCCAGCCGCCCCCTCCTCGGCCTCCACTGCCGGCCCGGCCCCTGCCCCCGGCGCGGCACCTGCCGCCGGCTCGGCTTCCCGTCCCGTACCACCGGACTCCGGAGCTGCCTGCCTCCTCCCTCACCCCCGCTGCGCCACTCCTGCAGGACCCGCTGCACGCTCCCTGCCGCCGACCATGAAGCAGCGCATCCAGGCCGAAGCCCACAACGCGGCTCCCGCCACCCGTTCCCTCCTCACCTCCGAGTCGCCCCGCTCCTTCCCCACGGTCGCCGCGCTGCACGGCGAATCGGCCCTCTGTCCGTCCTGA
- the dcd gene encoding dCTP deaminase, with translation MLLSDKDIRTEIDAGRVRIDPYDESMVQPSSIDVRLDRFFRVFENHRYPHIDPAVEQPDLTREVVPEGDEAFILHPGEFVLASTYEVITLPDDIASRLEGKSSLGRLGLLTHSTAGFIDPGFSGHVTLELSNVATLPIKLWPGMKIGQLCMFRLTSPAEHPYGSAQYGSRYQGQRGPTPSRSYMNFHRTQV, from the coding sequence GTGCTTCTCTCAGACAAGGACATCCGGACCGAGATCGACGCGGGACGGGTCCGCATCGATCCCTATGACGAGTCGATGGTTCAGCCGTCGAGTATCGATGTGCGCCTCGACCGCTTTTTCCGGGTGTTCGAGAACCACCGGTACCCCCACATCGACCCCGCGGTCGAGCAGCCCGACCTGACCCGTGAGGTAGTCCCGGAGGGGGACGAGGCGTTCATCCTCCACCCCGGCGAGTTCGTGCTGGCCTCGACGTACGAGGTCATCACGCTGCCCGACGACATCGCCTCGCGCCTGGAGGGCAAGAGCTCGCTGGGCCGGCTGGGTCTGCTGACGCACTCGACCGCCGGGTTCATCGATCCGGGCTTCAGCGGGCATGTGACCCTGGAGCTGAGCAATGTCGCCACGCTGCCGATCAAGCTGTGGCCGGGGATGAAGATCGGGCAGTTGTGCATGTTCCGGCTGACCTCGCCGGCCGAGCACCCGTACGGCTCCGCGCAGTACGGCTCCCGGTACCAGGGCCAGCGCGGGCCGACGCCCTCGCGGTCGTACATGAACTTCCACCGTACGCAGGTCTGA
- a CDS encoding phosphoribosyltransferase: MSDVRENLTYERFGGAIRELAQMVADDGYEPDVVLSIARGGVFVAGGLAYALDCKNIHLVNVEFYTGVGETLEMPVMLAPVPNAIDFSNKKVLIADDVADTGKTLKLVHDFCLDAVADVRSAVIYEKSHSLVKCEYVWKRTDDWINFPWSVEPPVVRREGQVLDA; this comes from the coding sequence GTGAGTGACGTGCGGGAAAATCTGACGTACGAGCGCTTCGGCGGCGCGATTCGCGAGCTGGCGCAGATGGTCGCCGACGACGGGTACGAGCCCGACGTCGTGCTGTCGATCGCGCGCGGCGGCGTGTTCGTGGCCGGCGGGCTGGCGTACGCGCTGGACTGCAAGAACATCCACCTGGTGAACGTGGAGTTTTATACGGGGGTGGGCGAGACGCTCGAAATGCCCGTCATGCTGGCGCCCGTCCCGAACGCGATCGACTTCTCGAACAAGAAGGTCCTGATCGCGGACGACGTCGCCGACACGGGCAAGACCCTCAAGCTCGTGCACGACTTCTGCCTCGACGCGGTCGCCGACGTGCGCTCGGCCGTCATCTATGAGAAGTCGCACAGCCTGGTGAAGTGCGAGTACGTGTGGAAGCGCACGGACGACTGGATCAACTTCCCGTGGAGCGTGGAGCCGCCGGTCGTGCGGCGTGAGGGCCAGGTCCTCGACGCGTAG
- a CDS encoding WXG100 family type VII secretion target has product MSGDESVAEQVYEAGLEIINPGGDPDTLRAAAKGWRDLHDNLQSMFQGLDGEVRRTLDSGWRGPAADAFAKHWKDLKAGMDKTLPQLPQAAKSLDEAADAIEEINDEIHQIYLEIGISIGISVGLSFLTMGFSAAAGAARAAQLAARAAKLAKTLGTILQKVGHAFKTISRLAKEHRFLKNVLVNWASNTGGTVITNALTGQETNLFDATWQGGLSAVAGTGPGLIFSRGLAKTRPLVGDIVGGSVGSTVGGLAVDGTKNLDNDSSNDVSGKNVLWDAAVNVVGGGLGGGAVHGANKHLPPGQEGPHFSVEGPAQGAVYGGTGAIGAPLHDVIVGKDSDDKKSEDTGASAAQAPKKGSVRDVFG; this is encoded by the coding sequence ATGAGCGGAGACGAGTCCGTGGCCGAGCAGGTCTACGAGGCCGGCCTGGAGATCATCAACCCCGGCGGTGACCCGGACACCCTCCGCGCGGCGGCCAAGGGGTGGCGGGACCTCCACGACAACCTCCAGAGCATGTTCCAGGGCCTGGACGGCGAAGTGCGGCGGACCCTGGATTCCGGATGGCGGGGACCGGCGGCCGACGCCTTCGCGAAACACTGGAAAGACCTCAAGGCGGGGATGGACAAAACCCTGCCGCAATTGCCGCAGGCGGCAAAGAGCCTCGACGAGGCGGCGGATGCCATCGAGGAGATCAACGACGAGATCCACCAGATCTACCTGGAGATCGGAATATCCATCGGCATTTCGGTGGGACTGTCGTTTCTCACCATGGGCTTCTCGGCGGCTGCGGGGGCCGCCCGAGCCGCCCAGCTCGCCGCCCGGGCCGCCAAACTCGCCAAAACGCTCGGCACCATCCTGCAGAAGGTCGGCCACGCTTTCAAAACCATCTCCCGGCTGGCGAAGGAGCACCGCTTCCTGAAGAACGTTCTGGTCAACTGGGCCAGCAACACCGGCGGCACCGTTATCACCAACGCGCTGACCGGGCAGGAGACCAACCTGTTCGACGCGACCTGGCAGGGCGGGCTCTCCGCGGTCGCCGGTACCGGGCCCGGGCTCATTTTCTCCCGGGGGCTGGCCAAGACCCGGCCGCTGGTCGGTGACATAGTGGGCGGCTCCGTTGGGAGTACGGTCGGCGGGCTCGCCGTCGACGGGACGAAGAATCTCGACAACGATTCGTCGAACGATGTCAGCGGGAAAAACGTGCTCTGGGACGCAGCGGTCAACGTGGTCGGTGGCGGGCTGGGAGGCGGAGCCGTACACGGTGCGAACAAGCACCTGCCACCCGGGCAGGAGGGCCCGCACTTCTCGGTGGAAGGGCCGGCTCAGGGAGCCGTCTACGGCGGTACCGGGGCCATCGGCGCGCCACTGCACGATGTCATTGTCGGCAAGGACTCGGACGACAAGAAAAGTGAGGACACCGGCGCCAGTGCGGCACAGGCACCGAAGAAGGGATCGGTGAGGGACGTGTTCGGGTGA
- a CDS encoding ricin-type beta-trefoil lectin domain protein → MGRAGPGRLTAVVAACVMAFGGVGMSAGAATAAGPDAGGGPGAGTRTADGAASSKPLPPKLERIRAAEAKKLYGDTAERPLEQRKTSLISLGDSEISGEGVGTYEPGTNGPDNWCHRSPDSAIHRTGIAADVTYNVACSGAYTGNIKIGGSKQYADELVQSDSLAIKARNTRLKMILLGVGANDDLQFGPVMTDCVTRWFTLQGPCEPKYQPGWKARVDALVPKVEQTVGDLRTVMRDAGYADGDYKLVVMGYPSPIGPDVEDNPDFPGKLAGGCTGYTSDAAWARDSAVPVFEKGVRKIAKDTGVTYLDASRLFHGHEVCMEDTWARGLYVDLTNPFPPDENSVRQSFHPNKSGHGAFASCLTQLYAAGVREGSCADPASTGKPKLYPGAWDDAYRPLKGAATGDCVDVTGASSRNGTAVGGWDCNGQRNQGWWYEPERRSLHVEMTQDRCLDVPGGKYEPGAGLVLWNCSGAANQQFVKDAGSGTIRPAAAQGLCLTLGAPKDALRLRACDGSAAQRFV, encoded by the coding sequence ATGGGGCGCGCGGGACCAGGGCGGCTGACGGCCGTCGTCGCGGCGTGTGTGATGGCTTTCGGTGGCGTCGGTATGAGCGCGGGTGCGGCCACGGCCGCCGGCCCGGATGCGGGTGGGGGTCCGGGCGCGGGTACGCGTACGGCGGACGGTGCCGCGAGCAGCAAGCCGCTGCCGCCGAAGCTGGAGCGGATCCGGGCGGCCGAGGCGAAGAAGCTGTACGGCGACACCGCCGAGCGGCCTTTGGAGCAGCGCAAGACGTCCCTGATCTCGTTGGGGGACAGCGAGATCTCCGGCGAGGGCGTGGGGACGTACGAGCCGGGGACCAACGGGCCCGACAACTGGTGCCACCGTTCGCCCGATTCGGCCATCCACCGTACGGGCATCGCGGCCGATGTGACGTACAACGTCGCCTGCTCCGGCGCGTACACCGGAAACATCAAGATCGGCGGGAGCAAGCAGTACGCCGATGAGCTGGTGCAGAGCGACAGCCTGGCGATCAAGGCGCGCAACACCCGGCTGAAGATGATCCTGCTGGGTGTCGGGGCCAACGACGACCTCCAGTTCGGCCCGGTGATGACGGACTGCGTGACCCGCTGGTTCACCCTCCAGGGGCCGTGCGAGCCCAAGTACCAGCCGGGCTGGAAGGCACGGGTCGACGCCCTGGTGCCCAAGGTCGAGCAGACCGTCGGCGACCTGCGGACCGTGATGCGTGACGCGGGCTACGCGGACGGCGACTACAAACTCGTCGTGATGGGCTACCCGAGCCCGATCGGCCCGGACGTCGAGGACAACCCCGACTTCCCCGGGAAGCTGGCGGGCGGGTGCACGGGTTATACCTCCGACGCCGCCTGGGCGCGTGACTCGGCCGTACCGGTCTTCGAGAAGGGCGTGCGCAAGATCGCCAAGGACACCGGCGTGACCTACCTCGACGCCTCGCGGCTCTTCCACGGCCATGAGGTGTGCATGGAGGACACCTGGGCGCGCGGCCTGTACGTCGACCTGACCAACCCCTTCCCGCCGGACGAGAACTCCGTACGCCAGTCCTTCCACCCCAACAAGAGCGGCCACGGCGCCTTCGCCTCCTGCCTGACGCAGCTCTACGCGGCGGGTGTGCGGGAGGGCTCCTGCGCCGACCCGGCCAGCACCGGAAAGCCCAAGCTGTACCCCGGGGCCTGGGACGACGCTTACCGGCCGCTGAAGGGCGCGGCGACCGGCGACTGCGTGGACGTGACGGGCGCGAGCAGCCGCAACGGTACGGCGGTCGGCGGCTGGGACTGCAACGGCCAGCGCAACCAGGGCTGGTGGTACGAGCCGGAGCGGCGCTCCCTGCATGTGGAGATGACGCAGGACCGCTGCCTGGACGTGCCGGGCGGCAAGTACGAGCCGGGGGCCGGGCTGGTGCTGTGGAACTGCTCGGGCGCGGCCAACCAGCAGTTCGTCAAGGACGCCGGGAGCGGGACGATCCGGCCGGCCGCGGCGCAGGGCCTGTGTCTGACGCTGGGCGCGCCGAAGGACGCGCTGCGGCTGCGGGCGTGCGACGGGTCGGCGGCGCAGCGGTTCGTCTGA
- a CDS encoding Yip1 family protein: MGRGRNSRSAQHGQQQGQQAPYGQQGPYGQQPPPPHGQWQQPQQSPRAPQAPHSPQPYASRPGYGAPQQGGPHQGGAQHGGAQHGGRHGEPEYFGDDGYEPVQQSYAPYANDNNPGHTRQFSVGEVPDAYGPGPGGQYPDPYGDPYGNGGDSQYGDGGTYRAGQAAAAPVGPRLPWKQLLVGIVTRPGPTFMQMRDHPVWIPALIVSLVYGLLAVFGFDKAREDVLNATLSNSIPWVLITGIMFVVGSLILGAVTHTLARQLGGDGTWAPTIGLSMLIMAITDAPRLVFAMFLGGDSTLVQVLGWITWLASGFLFTTMVSKSHDLPWPRALGAASIQLVALLALLKLGTL; encoded by the coding sequence ATGGGTCGCGGACGGAACTCCCGCTCCGCGCAGCACGGGCAGCAGCAGGGGCAGCAGGCGCCGTACGGACAGCAGGGACCGTACGGGCAGCAGCCCCCGCCTCCGCACGGACAGTGGCAGCAACCGCAGCAGTCGCCGCGGGCCCCGCAGGCGCCGCACTCACCGCAGCCGTACGCGAGCCGGCCGGGGTACGGCGCCCCGCAGCAGGGCGGTCCGCACCAGGGCGGCGCCCAGCACGGCGGCGCCCAGCACGGCGGCCGGCACGGCGAGCCCGAGTACTTCGGTGACGACGGCTACGAGCCCGTGCAGCAGTCCTACGCCCCGTACGCCAACGACAACAACCCCGGTCACACCCGGCAGTTCAGCGTCGGCGAGGTCCCGGACGCCTACGGCCCCGGACCCGGCGGCCAGTACCCCGACCCTTACGGCGACCCGTACGGGAACGGCGGCGACAGCCAGTACGGGGACGGCGGGACCTACCGCGCCGGTCAGGCCGCGGCTGCGCCCGTCGGCCCCCGCCTGCCCTGGAAGCAGTTGCTCGTCGGCATCGTGACCCGTCCCGGGCCGACGTTCATGCAGATGCGCGATCACCCGGTCTGGATTCCGGCCCTGATCGTCAGCCTGGTCTACGGCCTGCTCGCGGTCTTCGGCTTCGACAAGGCCCGCGAGGACGTGCTCAACGCCACCCTCTCCAACAGCATCCCGTGGGTGCTGATCACCGGCATCATGTTCGTCGTCGGCAGTCTGATCCTGGGCGCGGTGACCCACACCCTCGCCCGCCAGCTCGGCGGCGACGGCACCTGGGCCCCGACCATCGGCCTGTCCATGCTGATCATGGCGATCACGGACGCGCCGCGGCTGGTGTTCGCGATGTTCCTGGGCGGCGACAGTACGCTGGTGCAGGTGCTGGGCTGGATCACCTGGCTGGCGTCCGGGTTCCTGTTCACCACCATGGTCAGCAAGTCGCACGACCTGCCGTGGCCCAGGGCGCTGGGTGCCGCGTCCATCCAGCTCGTCGCGCTGCTGGCGCTGCTCAAGCTGGGCACCCTGTAG
- a CDS encoding AraC family transcriptional regulator, protein MPARPAPAPVSLPLSFRTADLEEARTVISETYYANSLDQLDPGDALDARFDIVRLGPLTLGECSFGTELRARFGELGSYHVDVLLTGHMSWRQGRHVPGPATATSSRAAVFQPDGDTTIDRWSRDCRLLAVKIDAAALEQHLEQLLGRPIRRPVRFSPEFDVSQGPGRSWTRLVKLAVHDMRDHPGLLGQPLVVKPLQETLLNGLLLAAGHRHRDELMAPTPSLRPVAVKRVVDAIQAHPEHAFNTAELAAIGQVSVRWLQEGFRRHVGMSPMAYLRDVRLCRVRDDLRHSGPGELSVGEAAYRWGFVHLGRFASSYRARFGETPSQTLHTP, encoded by the coding sequence ATGCCCGCGCGCCCGGCACCGGCGCCGGTCTCGCTGCCCTTGTCCTTCCGGACCGCGGACCTCGAAGAGGCCCGTACGGTGATCAGCGAGACGTACTACGCCAATTCCCTCGACCAGCTCGACCCAGGGGACGCCCTCGACGCGCGCTTCGACATCGTCCGGCTGGGTCCGCTGACCCTCGGGGAGTGCAGCTTCGGTACGGAACTGCGGGCGCGCTTCGGCGAGCTGGGCTCGTACCACGTGGACGTGCTGCTGACCGGGCACATGTCCTGGCGGCAGGGCCGCCACGTCCCCGGCCCGGCCACCGCCACGTCCTCCCGGGCCGCCGTCTTCCAGCCGGACGGTGACACCACGATCGACCGATGGAGCCGTGACTGCCGGCTGCTGGCGGTGAAGATCGACGCGGCGGCGCTGGAACAGCACCTGGAGCAGTTGCTCGGCCGGCCCATCCGCAGACCGGTCCGCTTCTCCCCCGAGTTCGACGTCTCGCAGGGGCCGGGGCGCAGTTGGACCCGGCTGGTGAAGCTGGCCGTCCATGACATGCGTGACCACCCCGGCCTGCTCGGTCAGCCCCTGGTGGTCAAGCCGCTCCAGGAGACGCTGCTGAACGGCCTGTTGCTGGCGGCCGGCCACCGGCACCGCGACGAACTCATGGCGCCGACCCCGTCGTTACGGCCGGTCGCCGTCAAGCGCGTCGTGGACGCCATCCAGGCGCATCCGGAACACGCCTTCAACACCGCCGAGCTGGCAGCGATCGGTCAGGTCAGCGTGCGCTGGCTCCAGGAGGGCTTCCGCCGGCACGTCGGCATGTCGCCGATGGCCTACCTGCGCGACGTACGGCTGTGCCGCGTACGGGACGATCTGCGGCACTCCGGACCCGGAGAGCTGAGTGTGGGCGAGGCGGCGTACCGCTGGGGCTTTGTACATCTGGGCCGGTTCGCGAGCAGTTACCGGGCCCGCTTCGGCGAGACCCCCTCGCAGACGCTCCACACGCCCTGA
- a CDS encoding sensor domain-containing protein has translation MTEHTAGTTALRTAARTGREAPTWRPGLGGRLLAPWRGLALLGLGVAAAVLSWLLITAMVLLVVWVGFALVPALSRGLHALAGRQLALGRRWSGIADGRSDTGGRGLIDEYEAGHQDGYGYGYGHRNGYENDARVAGAAEGRPTAFSRVLGLLKRPSTWRELAWAQVAVTAGGLLALLPFAMLAHGLFGIVLPFIWQTVVSAWDGSWYLFLPLTSQVSADWAAGLGILEILLALWTGPHILRAQARLSRSLIRTAH, from the coding sequence ATGACGGAACACACCGCGGGCACCACGGCGCTGCGTACGGCGGCGCGTACGGGGCGCGAGGCTCCCACCTGGCGGCCGGGCCTCGGCGGGCGGCTGCTCGCCCCCTGGCGCGGCCTGGCACTGCTGGGGCTCGGGGTGGCCGCGGCGGTGCTGTCCTGGCTGCTGATCACCGCGATGGTGCTGCTGGTCGTATGGGTCGGCTTCGCTCTCGTACCGGCCCTGTCGCGCGGCCTCCACGCCCTGGCCGGCCGGCAACTCGCCCTCGGCCGACGCTGGTCCGGCATAGCCGACGGCCGGTCGGACACCGGAGGCCGTGGTCTCATCGATGAATACGAGGCCGGGCACCAGGACGGATACGGGTACGGGTACGGGCACCGAAACGGCTACGAGAACGACGCACGCGTCGCGGGGGCGGCCGAGGGCCGGCCCACCGCCTTCTCCCGCGTGCTGGGCCTGCTCAAGCGCCCGTCGACCTGGCGGGAACTGGCCTGGGCACAGGTCGCCGTGACGGCCGGCGGGCTGCTGGCCCTGCTGCCCTTCGCGATGCTGGCGCACGGCCTGTTCGGCATCGTGCTGCCGTTCATCTGGCAGACGGTCGTCTCCGCCTGGGACGGAAGCTGGTACCTGTTCCTGCCCCTGACGAGCCAGGTCTCGGCCGACTGGGCAGCCGGGCTCGGCATACTGGAGATCCTCCTGGCCCTGTGGACCGGCCCCCACATCCTGCGCGCACAGGCCCGCCTCTCGCGCTCCCTGATACGCACGGCCCACTGA
- a CDS encoding CatB-related O-acetyltransferase: protein MPAVPADPTALHPMPGQPRVVLLKPLVTSPLIEVGEYSYYDDPDDPTAFETRNVLYHYGPEKLVIGKFCALGEGTRFIMNGANHRMDGPSTFPFPIMGGSWADHFDLITDLPGRGDTVVGNDVWFGYGSTVMPGVRIGHGAVIASGSVVVDDVPDYGVVGGNPARLIRRRFDDADVARLLALAWWDWPAEHITAHIRTIMSGSVDALEAVAPGAPGALG from the coding sequence ATGCCCGCCGTTCCCGCCGACCCGACCGCGCTGCACCCCATGCCCGGACAGCCCCGGGTGGTACTGCTCAAACCCCTGGTCACCTCGCCACTGATCGAGGTCGGGGAGTACTCCTACTACGACGACCCGGACGACCCGACGGCGTTCGAAACCCGGAACGTGCTGTATCACTACGGGCCGGAGAAGCTGGTCATCGGCAAGTTCTGCGCGCTGGGCGAAGGCACGCGGTTCATCATGAACGGCGCCAACCACCGGATGGACGGGCCTTCGACCTTCCCCTTCCCCATCATGGGCGGCTCGTGGGCCGACCATTTCGACCTCATCACCGACCTGCCGGGACGGGGTGACACCGTCGTCGGCAACGACGTCTGGTTCGGCTACGGGTCGACGGTGATGCCGGGGGTCCGCATCGGCCACGGCGCGGTCATCGCCTCGGGCTCCGTCGTGGTCGACGACGTTCCCGACTACGGCGTGGTCGGGGGCAACCCGGCCCGGCTCATCCGCCGCCGTTTCGACGACGCGGACGTGGCGCGCCTGCTCGCTCTGGCCTGGTGGGACTGGCCCGCCGAACACATCACCGCACACATCCGCACGATCATGTCCGGCAGCGTGGACGCACTGGAGGCCGTGGCTCCGGGCGCTCCGGGGGCTCTCGGATAG